The following proteins are co-located in the Bordetella bronchialis genome:
- a CDS encoding NAD(P)-dependent oxidoreductase: MTTILLTHSPQALANYYGDRALRGLRELGQVKLNPGEDPTTPEALVRLAQGCQIVVSSRLAAAPAQVFDALPDLVAYCRVAVDIRNIDVDAASRNGVLVTRATPGFDASVSEWIVGAMIDASRHISRAAHAYWKGEPAPVAMGRELRGATVGIIGHGHIGSYLARVTQALGMRVLVQDPQPQSLPGGMRQVDLDTLLAESDYVVCLAPALPETAGLMGRDAYARMKRDAIFINASRGELVDEEALRDALDSGAIAGCALDVGRAQDQMPSPWLAAHPRVIATPHIGGLTPQAAEHQAMDTVEQVRAIVTGATPPHAVNLARASRLKRLQR, from the coding sequence ATGACCACGATATTGCTGACGCATTCCCCGCAAGCCCTGGCCAATTACTACGGCGACCGCGCGCTGCGCGGCCTGCGCGAACTGGGCCAGGTCAAGCTGAACCCGGGGGAGGATCCGACCACGCCCGAAGCCCTGGTGCGGCTGGCCCAGGGCTGCCAGATCGTGGTCTCCAGCCGTCTGGCGGCCGCGCCCGCGCAGGTGTTCGACGCCCTGCCCGACCTGGTCGCCTATTGCCGCGTGGCCGTGGACATCCGCAACATCGACGTGGACGCCGCCAGCCGCAACGGCGTGCTGGTGACGCGCGCCACGCCGGGCTTCGATGCCTCGGTCTCCGAATGGATCGTCGGGGCGATGATCGATGCCAGCCGCCACATCAGCCGCGCGGCCCACGCCTACTGGAAGGGAGAACCGGCGCCCGTGGCCATGGGCCGCGAACTGCGCGGCGCCACCGTGGGCATCATCGGCCATGGCCACATCGGCAGCTACCTGGCCCGCGTCACGCAAGCGCTGGGCATGCGCGTGCTGGTGCAGGATCCCCAGCCGCAGAGCCTGCCCGGCGGCATGCGGCAGGTGGACCTGGATACCCTGTTGGCCGAATCCGACTACGTCGTCTGCCTGGCGCCCGCCCTGCCGGAAACGGCGGGACTGATGGGACGCGATGCCTATGCGCGCATGAAGCGCGATGCGATCTTCATCAATGCGTCCCGCGGCGAACTGGTGGACGAGGAAGCGCTGCGCGATGCGCTGGACAGCGGCGCCATCGCCGGCTGCGCGCTGGACGTCGGGCGCGCGCAGGACCAGATGCCCTCGCCCTGGCTGGCGGCCCACCCGCGCGTCATCGCCACCCCGCATATCGGCGGGCTGACGCCCCAGGCCGCCGAACACCAGGCCATGGATACCGTGGAGCAGGTGCGCGCCATCGTGACGGGCGCCACCCCGCCGCATGCCGTCAACCTGGCGCGGGCCTCGCGACTGAAACGGCTACAGCGTTGA
- a CDS encoding amidohydrolase family protein: MKTPSLKAPAGACDCHIHVYELQRYPLAPTATFGPPQASWDDYLRVRQALGLERAVIVQATGYGFDNRCALEALERARGSARMIATLAADTPLSRLRELHEAGVRGVRFMMIPNSGGVMGWDDLAPMAARIAELGWVINLQLDGRELPACEDRLADLPCQLSIDHNGKYLTPVAPSDASFQSLLRLLDRGHVWVKLSAPYETSRSGPPHYDDVGALAGALAAANPDRCLWASNYPHPGRTDAPDNADMLDLLARWAPDAAVRKKILVDNPARLYGF; the protein is encoded by the coding sequence ATGAAAACACCCAGCCTGAAAGCGCCGGCCGGCGCCTGCGATTGCCACATCCACGTCTACGAGCTGCAGCGGTATCCGCTCGCGCCCACCGCCACCTTCGGCCCGCCGCAGGCCTCCTGGGACGACTACCTGCGGGTGCGCCAGGCCCTGGGCCTGGAACGGGCGGTCATCGTGCAGGCCACGGGCTACGGCTTCGACAACCGCTGCGCGCTGGAAGCGCTGGAACGGGCGCGGGGCTCCGCCCGCATGATCGCCACCCTGGCCGCCGACACGCCGCTATCGCGGCTGCGCGAATTGCACGAGGCCGGCGTGCGCGGCGTGCGCTTCATGATGATCCCGAACAGCGGCGGCGTGATGGGCTGGGACGACCTGGCGCCCATGGCGGCGCGCATCGCGGAGCTCGGCTGGGTCATCAATCTGCAGCTGGATGGCCGCGAGTTGCCGGCCTGCGAGGACCGCCTGGCCGACCTGCCCTGCCAGCTCAGCATCGATCACAACGGCAAATACCTGACGCCGGTCGCGCCTTCCGATGCCAGTTTCCAGAGCCTGCTGCGCCTGCTCGATCGCGGGCATGTGTGGGTCAAGCTGTCGGCGCCGTACGAGACATCGCGCTCGGGGCCGCCGCATTACGACGACGTCGGCGCGCTGGCGGGCGCCCTGGCGGCGGCCAATCCGGACCGCTGCCTGTGGGCCAGCAACTACCCGCATCCGGGCCGCACGGACGCGCCGGACAATGCGGATATGCTGGACCTGCTGGCACGCTGGGCGCCGGACGCGGCCGTGCGGAAGAAGATCCTGGTGGACAATCCCGCCCGCCTGTACGGCTTCTAG
- a CDS encoding DUF3820 family protein, which yields MNPEDLKLLVTWTMPYGKYKGRLLADLPGHYLTWFARAGFPPGHLGRLLALMHELDHNGLKPLLDPLREGGAVPRSN from the coding sequence ATGAACCCCGAAGATCTCAAGCTGCTCGTCACCTGGACCATGCCATACGGCAAATACAAGGGCCGTCTGCTGGCGGACCTTCCGGGCCATTACCTGACCTGGTTCGCGCGTGCAGGCTTTCCGCCCGGGCACCTGGGCCGGCTGCTGGCGCTGATGCATGAACTGGACCACAACGGGCTGAAGCCATTGCTGGATCCCTTGCGCGAAGGCGGGGCGGTGCCGCGGTCCAACTAG
- a CDS encoding amidase, giving the protein MQDPTGLDLSQLRAALEAGALTSASLVHAFLARIAAHDARGPGIHAMTALHPDAPEQARRLDRERAAGLVRGPLHGIPIVVKDNIDVLGLPTAAACAALRDHRPARDAQVVRRLRDAGAIVLGKANMSELACSNGRYGYSSLGGLTLNPYNRARNAAGSSSGSAAAVAAGFAPAALGTDSFGSVRAPACVTGLAGLRPTHGLLPVEGVLPLALSFDTVGPMARCVRDVALLLRAMSSAMPGAERDEYLDGLREDAARGARIGVVVDYPGQDEEVRAAMQAAQVILRGLGAVLVPFKLPEPPLQDGLVAASGGGAHADTAASGDGEPSYTRTLYPGLLSPLAEAEWPAQLDAFLAAGIGGGPRDMARLLAAAQTWSAAHPGRAVNPRTLAGMQRALEQAARRTAAQRNQAQAALAAYRAAVVHGMRRLDLAAAIFPTLSCPASPRYDREDPTYVPYPGNAYAGLYVASAAGLPEISVPAGMARAGVPMGVSFMGAPYDEARLLGLAHAFEQARGRCPAPVLD; this is encoded by the coding sequence GTGCAAGACCCCACGGGACTGGATCTTTCCCAGCTGCGCGCGGCCCTGGAGGCCGGCGCGCTGACGTCGGCCAGCCTGGTCCATGCCTTCCTGGCCCGCATCGCCGCGCACGACGCGCGAGGCCCCGGCATACACGCCATGACGGCGCTGCACCCCGACGCCCCCGAGCAGGCGCGGCGCCTGGACCGCGAGCGCGCCGCCGGCCTGGTGCGCGGCCCGCTGCATGGCATTCCCATCGTCGTGAAGGACAACATCGATGTGCTGGGCCTGCCCACCGCGGCGGCCTGCGCGGCATTGCGTGACCATAGGCCGGCGCGCGACGCGCAAGTGGTGCGGCGGCTGCGCGATGCGGGCGCCATCGTGCTGGGCAAGGCCAATATGTCCGAGCTGGCGTGTTCCAACGGCCGCTACGGCTATAGCTCGCTGGGCGGCCTGACGCTGAACCCCTACAACCGCGCGCGCAACGCGGCGGGGTCGAGCAGCGGCAGCGCGGCGGCCGTGGCGGCGGGCTTCGCGCCCGCCGCGCTGGGGACGGACAGCTTCGGGTCCGTGCGGGCGCCAGCCTGCGTGACCGGCCTGGCCGGCTTGCGGCCCACCCACGGCCTGTTGCCCGTGGAAGGCGTCCTGCCCCTGGCCTTGTCCTTCGACACCGTGGGGCCGATGGCCCGCTGCGTGCGCGACGTGGCGCTGCTCTTGCGCGCCATGTCCAGCGCGATGCCGGGCGCGGAGCGCGACGAGTACCTGGACGGCTTGCGGGAGGACGCCGCGCGCGGGGCGCGTATCGGTGTGGTGGTGGATTATCCCGGGCAGGACGAGGAAGTGCGCGCGGCGATGCAAGCGGCGCAGGTGATCCTGCGCGGGCTGGGGGCGGTCCTGGTGCCGTTCAAGCTGCCCGAGCCGCCTTTGCAGGACGGGCTGGTGGCGGCGTCCGGCGGCGGCGCCCATGCCGATACGGCCGCGTCCGGCGACGGCGAACCTTCATACACACGGACGCTCTACCCCGGCCTGCTCTCGCCCCTGGCGGAGGCGGAGTGGCCGGCTCAGCTCGATGCCTTCCTGGCCGCGGGCATTGGCGGCGGCCCGCGCGATATGGCGCGGTTGCTCGCCGCCGCCCAAACCTGGTCGGCCGCGCATCCCGGTCGCGCCGTCAACCCCCGCACCCTTGCCGGCATGCAGCGCGCGCTGGAGCAGGCCGCCCGGCGGACCGCCGCGCAACGTAACCAGGCCCAGGCCGCGCTGGCGGCTTATCGCGCCGCCGTCGTGCACGGCATGCGCCGGCTGGACCTGGCGGCCGCGATATTCCCCACGCTTTCCTGCCCCGCATCGCCCCGCTACGATCGCGAGGATCCCACCTATGTGCCGTACCCCGGGAACGCCTACGCCGGGCTGTACGTCGCCAGCGCCGCCGGCCTGCCGGAAATCAGCGTGCCGGCGGGCATGGCGCGCGCCGGTGTGCCCATGGGGGTGTCTTTCATGGGCGCCCCCTATGACGAGGCGCGCCTGCTGGGCTTGGCGCATGCCTTCGAACAGGCGCGCGGGCGCTGTCCGGCGCCGGTGCTGGACTGA
- a CDS encoding ABC transporter ATP-binding protein, with protein sequence MQAGGGAATPAAPDAAAATPLLQVRELVKHYPGSSAWLGRRRPTVQAVDGVSFDVARGETLSLVGESGCGKTTTGKSILRLIEPTSGSVLLEGEDIARLDMSRMRERRRDMQIIFQDPYASLNPRMTAGAIVAEPMRNFPGEHGHGARERAERVAWLFSKVGLRPEAMKKFPHEFSGGQRQRLGIARALALRPKLIVCDEPVSALDVSVQAQVINLLMDLQKEFGIAYLFVAHDLAVVRHISHRVAVMYLGQIVELADRDTLFSRPLHPYTEILLSAVPVPDPHVRSQRILLRGDPPSPANPPSGCRFHTRCPLAQPICKQERPALTPRPANGGAAGATQWVACHFR encoded by the coding sequence ATGCAGGCCGGCGGCGGCGCCGCCACGCCCGCCGCGCCCGATGCGGCCGCCGCCACGCCCTTGCTGCAGGTGCGCGAGCTGGTCAAGCACTATCCTGGTTCGTCGGCCTGGCTGGGCCGCCGGCGGCCCACCGTGCAGGCCGTGGATGGCGTGTCCTTCGACGTGGCGCGCGGCGAAACGCTATCGCTGGTGGGCGAGTCGGGCTGCGGCAAGACCACCACGGGCAAGTCCATCCTGCGCCTGATCGAGCCCACTTCCGGATCCGTCCTGCTGGAGGGCGAGGACATCGCCCGGCTGGACATGTCGCGCATGCGCGAGCGGCGGCGCGACATGCAGATCATTTTCCAGGATCCCTATGCGTCGCTGAACCCGCGCATGACGGCGGGCGCCATCGTCGCCGAGCCCATGCGCAATTTCCCCGGCGAGCACGGACATGGGGCGCGCGAGCGCGCCGAGCGGGTCGCGTGGCTGTTTTCCAAGGTGGGCCTGCGGCCGGAAGCGATGAAGAAGTTTCCGCACGAGTTCTCCGGCGGCCAGCGGCAGCGGCTGGGCATCGCGCGCGCGCTGGCCCTGCGTCCCAAGCTTATCGTCTGCGACGAACCGGTATCCGCGCTGGACGTGTCGGTGCAGGCGCAGGTCATCAACCTGTTGATGGACCTGCAGAAGGAATTCGGCATCGCCTATCTGTTCGTCGCGCACGATCTTGCCGTGGTGCGGCATATCAGCCATCGCGTCGCCGTGATGTACCTGGGCCAGATCGTGGAGCTGGCGGACCGCGACACCTTGTTCTCGCGGCCGCTGCACCCCTATACCGAGATCCTGCTTTCGGCGGTCCCCGTGCCCGATCCGCATGTGCGCAGCCAGCGCATATTGCTGCGCGGCGATCCACCCAGCCCGGCCAATCCGCCCAGCGGCTGCCGTTTTCATACCCGCTGCCCGCTGGCGCAGCCCATCTGCAAGCAGGAGCGGCCGGCGCTGACGCCCCGGCCCGCGAATGGCGGTGCCGCGGGCGCGACGCAATGGGTGGCGTGCCACTTCCGTTGA